Proteins encoded by one window of Flagellimonas lutaonensis:
- a CDS encoding mechanosensitive ion channel family protein, whose product MENAQVWIDKTIEFIVEYGPKVLGAVLILLIGSWVIKKIMGVLRKGMSKSKYDESLQRFLLNLISWALKVILVLVVVSTLGVDVTTFAAVIAAAGLAVGLALQGSLSNFAGGVLIMIFKPYRIGDLIEAQGVLGVVKEIEIFTTKMVTPENKLAIVPNGAMANGNIINYTEEGKIRVDTVVGVGYDEDIKKTKEVLMEVLTSNPKVLKDPAPSVNVMELADSSVNFAVRPFCKPEDYWDVYFATYENSKIALDMAGIEIPYPHSVEIHKDA is encoded by the coding sequence ATGGAAAACGCGCAGGTCTGGATAGACAAGACTATTGAATTTATTGTAGAATACGGCCCCAAGGTACTGGGGGCAGTTCTAATACTCCTTATCGGCTCTTGGGTCATCAAAAAAATAATGGGGGTTCTGCGAAAGGGGATGTCAAAAAGTAAGTACGACGAATCACTGCAACGTTTTTTACTGAATTTGATTTCTTGGGCACTGAAAGTAATTCTTGTGCTGGTCGTAGTCTCAACCCTTGGTGTCGATGTCACTACTTTTGCCGCCGTTATCGCCGCAGCCGGTCTGGCCGTTGGCCTTGCCCTTCAGGGGTCGCTCTCAAACTTTGCCGGGGGTGTACTCATCATGATTTTTAAACCATACCGTATTGGCGATTTGATCGAGGCGCAAGGGGTGTTGGGCGTCGTGAAAGAAATCGAGATTTTCACAACGAAAATGGTAACACCTGAAAACAAATTGGCCATCGTGCCAAACGGAGCCATGGCAAATGGCAACATTATCAATTATACAGAGGAAGGAAAGATACGGGTAGACACCGTTGTCGGGGTCGGTTATGATGAAGACATCAAAAAAACGAAAGAGGTTTTGATGGAAGTCTTGACCTCGAACCCAAAGGTATTGAAAGACCCCGCACCCTCTGTAAATGTCATGGAATTGGCAGACAGTTCGGTAAACTTTGCCGTACGGCCTTTCTGTAAACCTGAGGATTATTGGGATGTGTATTTCGCCACCTATGAAAATTCAAAGATTGCTTTGGATATGGCAGGAATCGAAATACCCTACCCGCACAGTGTCGAGATCCACAAAGATGCCTAA
- a CDS encoding VOC family protein, with the protein MEHNMVGWFEIPVVDMDRAKKFYEEVFQIEIQVQDFSGTLMGWFPWAEGKPGCSGSLILQPEWYIPNRKEGVLIYFSSEDVENELSRVVAAGGRILKPKTKISDEIGYMGLFHDSEDNRIALHSRE; encoded by the coding sequence ATGGAACACAACATGGTAGGCTGGTTCGAGATTCCCGTGGTGGACATGGACCGGGCCAAAAAATTTTATGAAGAGGTATTTCAGATCGAAATTCAGGTACAGGATTTCTCTGGTACGTTGATGGGCTGGTTTCCGTGGGCAGAGGGCAAGCCCGGCTGTTCAGGATCCTTGATCTTACAGCCCGAATGGTACATACCCAACAGAAAAGAAGGAGTACTGATATATTTTTCGAGCGAAGATGTTGAAAACGAACTCAGTAGGGTAGTAGCCGCTGGGGGGCGAATTCTAAAGCCCAAGACCAAAATCAGCGATGAGATTGGGTATATGGGACTTTTTCATGATTCGGAAGACAACCGTATCGCGCTGCACTCTAGAGAATAA
- the purB gene encoding adenylosuccinate lyase, which produces MSLSPLNAISPIDGRYRNKTRSLADYFSEEALIKYRIQVEIEYFIALCELPLPQLKDFDTAKLGALQKIYTDFSSEDALAVKDIEKVTNHDVKAVEYFIKRKFDALGLEKYKEFIHFGLTSQDINNTAIPLSIKAAMNDVYVPLYFEVFEKLKELAAEWQGVPMLARTHGQPASPTRLGKEIAVFVERLKQQFDLLNDIPSAAKFGGATGNYNAHKVAYPDIDWKAFGKQFVQEKLGLHHSFPTTQIEHYDHMAALFDCLKRINTILIDFDRDVWAYISMDYFKQKIKKGEVGSSAMPHKVNPIDFENSEGNLGIANALFEHLSAKLPISRLQRDLTDSTALRNVGVPFAHTIIAFQATLKGLGKLVLNKERFEQDLEDNWAVVAEAIQTILRREGYANPYEALKGLTRTNEKITRQSIADFIETLDVSSNIREELKKITPANYTGV; this is translated from the coding sequence ATGTCATTGAGTCCGCTGAACGCTATTTCTCCTATTGATGGCCGTTACCGAAACAAAACACGATCGCTTGCCGACTACTTCTCAGAAGAAGCATTGATCAAATACCGAATACAGGTCGAGATTGAATATTTTATAGCCCTTTGTGAGCTGCCACTACCACAGTTGAAGGACTTTGACACCGCAAAATTAGGGGCATTGCAAAAAATCTATACGGATTTTTCTTCGGAAGATGCCCTTGCCGTCAAAGACATAGAAAAGGTCACCAACCACGACGTGAAGGCCGTTGAATACTTTATCAAGAGAAAGTTTGATGCACTCGGGCTTGAAAAGTACAAAGAGTTCATCCACTTTGGATTGACCTCACAGGATATCAACAATACGGCCATTCCCCTTTCGATTAAAGCGGCGATGAACGATGTGTACGTACCCTTGTATTTCGAGGTATTTGAAAAATTGAAGGAATTGGCCGCGGAATGGCAAGGCGTGCCCATGTTGGCCCGCACCCATGGCCAGCCGGCCTCCCCTACCCGTTTGGGAAAAGAAATAGCGGTGTTCGTAGAGCGGCTTAAACAACAGTTCGATTTACTGAACGATATTCCTTCTGCGGCCAAATTCGGCGGGGCTACGGGAAATTATAATGCCCACAAAGTGGCCTATCCCGATATCGACTGGAAGGCCTTCGGAAAACAATTTGTACAAGAAAAATTGGGGCTGCACCATTCATTTCCGACCACGCAGATCGAGCATTACGACCATATGGCGGCTCTTTTTGATTGCCTGAAGCGCATCAACACCATTCTCATCGACTTTGACCGCGATGTTTGGGCTTACATTTCAATGGATTATTTCAAACAAAAAATCAAGAAAGGTGAAGTAGGGTCATCTGCCATGCCACACAAGGTGAACCCCATTGATTTCGAAAATTCAGAGGGCAACCTTGGCATCGCCAATGCCCTTTTTGAACATCTGTCGGCAAAACTGCCCATTTCAAGGCTACAGCGCGATCTTACCGACAGCACGGCACTAAGAAATGTGGGCGTGCCGTTTGCCCATACAATAATTGCCTTTCAGGCCACCCTAAAGGGACTCGGCAAGTTGGTGCTGAACAAAGAAAGGTTTGAACAAGACCTTGAAGACAACTGGGCCGTGGTTGCAGAGGCCATACAGACCATTTTGAGACGCGAGGGCTACGCGAACCCCTATGAAGCGCTGAAAGGCCTGACACGTACCAATGAAAAAATAACCCGGCAATCAATAGCCGACTTTATTGAGACCTTGGATGTTTCTTCAAATATCAGGGAAGAACTCAAAAAAATAACCCCGGCCAATTATACCGGGGTTTAA
- a CDS encoding heavy metal-binding domain-containing protein has product MAIKRIFLHLLLLLVFVISCQDKKKENTEESTTDTELVARVEYQCPMDCEDGKTYHKEGSCPVCKMALKPLEHSANCKCTDAGECKCEKGACSCKDCQEHGKKITCNLHEEGNCDCDEGACNCDSCPVHS; this is encoded by the coding sequence ATGGCTATTAAACGTATTTTTCTGCACCTACTACTGTTATTGGTCTTTGTCATTTCATGCCAAGACAAGAAGAAGGAAAACACAGAAGAAAGTACAACCGACACTGAACTCGTCGCAAGAGTTGAGTATCAGTGCCCGATGGACTGTGAAGACGGCAAAACCTATCACAAAGAAGGTAGCTGCCCGGTCTGCAAGATGGCGCTCAAACCTTTAGAGCATAGTGCAAATTGCAAGTGTACGGATGCTGGCGAATGCAAGTGCGAAAAAGGTGCTTGTTCTTGCAAAGACTGTCAAGAACATGGTAAAAAAATTACTTGCAACCTGCACGAAGAAGGAAATTGCGATTGCGATGAAGGGGCCTGCAACTGTGACAGCTGTCCCGTTCACAGCTAA
- a CDS encoding SIR2 family NAD-dependent protein deacylase: protein MRRIVVLTGAGMSAESGLKTFRDADGLWEGHDVMQVASPQGFATDPELVLEFYNQRRRQLLEVEPNAGHTALVKLEEKFDVQIITQNIDNLHEKAGSTNVLHLHGELLKVRSTVNHDLVMDWTKDLHLGDVGDDGHQLRPHIVWFGEMVPMLEPAIEITQTADILIIIGTSMQVYPAASLINYAANSVPIYFIDPRPTIGRSDYSNLTVMADTAAKGVPKLVNRLIDSAP from the coding sequence ATGAGAAGAATAGTCGTGTTGACCGGTGCAGGCATGAGCGCAGAGAGCGGACTCAAGACCTTTCGCGATGCCGACGGACTGTGGGAGGGCCATGATGTGATGCAAGTGGCCTCGCCCCAAGGTTTCGCGACCGACCCAGAACTGGTACTTGAATTTTACAACCAGCGTAGAAGACAGCTTTTAGAAGTTGAACCCAACGCCGGCCACACCGCATTGGTAAAATTGGAGGAAAAATTTGATGTGCAAATCATTACCCAGAACATTGACAACCTTCATGAAAAAGCGGGAAGCACCAACGTGTTGCACCTACATGGCGAATTATTGAAAGTGCGAAGCACGGTCAACCATGATTTGGTGATGGACTGGACAAAAGACCTCCATTTAGGTGATGTGGGCGATGATGGGCACCAACTGCGCCCGCACATTGTTTGGTTCGGCGAAATGGTACCTATGCTTGAACCTGCCATTGAGATTACCCAAACTGCCGATATTTTGATAATCATCGGAACCTCTATGCAGGTCTACCCAGCGGCAAGCCTAATCAATTACGCCGCAAACTCGGTGCCCATCTACTTTATCGACCCCAGGCCAACTATTGGTCGCTCAGATTATAGCAATCTGACCGTTATGGCCGATACGGCGGCCAAAGGGGTGCCAAAATTGGTTAATCGGCTGATTGATAGCGCGCCCTAG
- a CDS encoding carboxypeptidase-like regulatory domain-containing protein, giving the protein MKKFLTLVSLLVFSIGFCQEDDSDTAVQELTATVVSAQNDLPLESVHIINLNQVVGAITDPKGRFTIPAAVNDTLYLTYLGYKPQKIRVTNDMFRFGETKIALTELAYALEEVVVRPYQLTGYLEIDVKNLPINNSYQYSISGLNRSYEAGSKSPSAVTKVLGAILNPADMLRNLFGKRPAQMRKLRKMKQDDEIRNLLASKFDRETLTQLLQLEKVDIEDILNNCNYSKSFIMTANDLQILDAISSCYEEYKVLNRN; this is encoded by the coding sequence ATGAAGAAGTTCCTGACACTGGTATCATTACTGGTTTTTTCAATAGGATTTTGTCAAGAGGATGATAGCGATACAGCCGTACAAGAGTTGACGGCAACAGTTGTCAGTGCACAAAACGATCTGCCTCTTGAAAGCGTGCACATCATCAACCTGAATCAGGTAGTGGGTGCCATTACTGACCCAAAGGGCAGGTTTACCATTCCTGCCGCGGTCAACGATACGCTGTACCTGACCTATTTGGGCTATAAACCCCAAAAAATAAGGGTCACCAACGATATGTTCCGCTTTGGCGAAACAAAGATTGCCCTTACCGAACTGGCCTATGCGCTCGAAGAGGTAGTGGTGCGGCCCTACCAACTGACAGGGTATCTTGAAATCGATGTGAAAAACCTGCCCATCAACAACTCGTACCAATACAGTATATCGGGCCTCAACAGAAGTTACGAGGCTGGTAGCAAAAGCCCGAGCGCGGTAACAAAGGTATTGGGGGCCATACTGAATCCGGCCGATATGTTGCGAAACCTCTTTGGCAAAAGACCGGCACAGATGCGAAAACTTCGCAAAATGAAGCAGGATGATGAGATAAGAAATCTGTTGGCATCAAAATTTGACCGTGAGACCCTAACCCAATTATTGCAACTTGAAAAAGTGGACATCGAGGACATTCTCAACAACTGCAATTATTCGAAGTCGTTTATAATGACTGCCAATGACTTACAGATACTCGATGCCATCAGCAGTTGTTACGAGGAGTATAAGGTGTTGAACAGAAACTGA
- a CDS encoding heme-binding domain-containing protein, whose protein sequence is MKIAKKIAVALLVVLVVMQFIRPDKNQTDNPDYVAVFEAETSPSEEVKKILKQSCYDCHSDHTEYPWYNNIAPVSYWLADHIDHGKGHLDFSDWQNYDAEKKDHKLEEIVEEVKEGEMPLKEYTWTHSEARLTKEQREMITTWAQAARARYQSAD, encoded by the coding sequence ATGAAAATAGCAAAAAAAATAGCGGTAGCCTTGTTGGTGGTTCTGGTGGTCATGCAATTTATCAGGCCCGACAAGAACCAGACCGACAACCCCGATTATGTGGCCGTTTTTGAAGCCGAGACCAGCCCTTCAGAAGAAGTGAAGAAAATTTTGAAGCAAAGCTGTTATGATTGCCACAGTGATCACACTGAGTACCCTTGGTACAATAACATTGCCCCGGTATCGTACTGGTTGGCAGACCACATAGACCATGGCAAGGGCCATCTCGATTTTTCAGATTGGCAGAACTACGATGCCGAAAAGAAAGACCACAAACTCGAGGAAATCGTCGAAGAGGTGAAAGAAGGCGAAATGCCGCTTAAGGAATATACTTGGACCCACAGTGAGGCGCGCCTCACGAAAGAGCAGCGTGAGATGATCACCACTTGGGCCCAGGCCGCTAGGGCGCGCTATCAATCAGCCGATTAA
- a CDS encoding RNA polymerase sigma factor, whose product MRQTEFINVVMPFKDKLYRLAKRLLVSREEAEDATQEILMKLWAKQDEMGQMRSVEAFAMTMTKNFCLDRLKSKQATNLKLVHSNYRDEKTSLQKQLEAQDSVSWVERIMEELPEQQKMVLQLRDVEEYDFEEICEMMDMKPTAVRVALSRARKTVREKLLEKHSYGIG is encoded by the coding sequence ATGAGACAGACTGAATTTATTAATGTGGTCATGCCCTTTAAGGACAAGCTCTACAGATTGGCAAAGCGTTTGCTGGTCTCTAGGGAGGAAGCCGAAGATGCCACGCAAGAGATTTTGATGAAACTCTGGGCCAAGCAAGACGAAATGGGGCAGATGCGAAGTGTGGAGGCCTTTGCCATGACCATGACCAAAAATTTCTGTCTAGACCGGTTAAAGTCGAAACAGGCAACCAACCTAAAGTTGGTACATAGCAACTACAGGGACGAAAAGACCTCGTTGCAAAAACAATTGGAGGCACAAGACAGTGTCAGCTGGGTCGAGCGAATCATGGAAGAGTTGCCTGAACAGCAAAAAATGGTGCTACAGTTGAGAGATGTCGAGGAGTACGATTTTGAGGAGATATGTGAGATGATGGACATGAAACCAACGGCCGTAAGGGTCGCGCTCTCAAGGGCCAGAAAAACAGTTAGAGAAAAATTATTGGAAAAACATAGCTATGGAATTGGATAA
- a CDS encoding SRPBCC family protein translates to MTTLLYILGGIVLLLILLALVAPKTYDVSRSIVINKPKSEVFEYLRFLKKQDEWSPWNKKDPDMQKEFRGTDGEVGAVSYWNGNKDVGEGEQEITKIVEGERVESELRFLKPWKSTSDAYMVTEDAGNGSTRVTWGFSGNNKFPMSIMMLFMSMDKMIGKDFEEGLANLKAKLEG, encoded by the coding sequence ATGACAACATTACTCTACATTTTAGGAGGTATCGTTCTGCTGTTGATTTTGCTGGCTTTGGTCGCCCCAAAGACCTACGACGTTTCACGCTCGATTGTGATCAACAAACCTAAGAGCGAAGTTTTTGAGTATCTACGATTCTTGAAAAAGCAGGACGAGTGGTCACCGTGGAACAAAAAAGACCCCGATATGCAAAAAGAGTTTCGGGGCACTGACGGTGAGGTAGGTGCCGTGAGCTATTGGAACGGCAACAAAGATGTTGGCGAGGGCGAACAAGAAATCACAAAGATTGTTGAAGGGGAACGTGTAGAATCAGAGCTTCGCTTTTTAAAACCTTGGAAATCGACTTCAGATGCTTATATGGTCACCGAAGATGCTGGCAACGGAAGTACCCGGGTCACATGGGGTTTTTCGGGCAACAATAAGTTTCCTATGAGCATCATGATGCTTTTTATGAGCATGGATAAAATGATAGGAAAGGATTTTGAAGAAGGATTGGCCAATCTCAAGGCAAAATTGGAGGGGTAA
- a CDS encoding alpha-amylase family glycosyl hydrolase, with protein sequence MRNLLIAMSILSFLFGCKQKTEQQKTPQEKKLPEISETKQQTPFVWEGANIYFLLTDRFNNGNPDNDLNFSRTDSTGVLRGFMGGDIAGITQKIEEGYFTDLGINAIWFTPVVEQIHGSTNEGTGSTYGYHGYWTKDWTALDPNFGTKKDLEKLVKTAHAKGIRILLDVVLNHTGPVTEKDPVWPDSWVRTDPTCTFDSYENTTACTLVDNLPDILTESDEPVTLPDALLAKWKEEGRLSQELDELQLFFERTGYPRAPRFYIIKWLTDYIHEFGVDGFRVDTVKHVNENAWAELKKEADHAFQLWKQKHPDEVLDDNEFYMVGEVYNYGISSGRLFDFGDKKVDYFDHGFKSLINFELKYDAQNSYEKTFKKYNTLLHGKLKGKSVLNYLTSHDDGNPFDKERTKPYKTANVLLLTPGASQVYYGDETSRPLVIEGTQGDATLRSFMNWEDLDTVPQIKEIHRHWQKLGQFRRDHPAVGAGKHKRLASKPYVFARTYMSGDFKDKIVIGLDLPKGKKSLWVKGFFGDGTRLRDTYSDTEVVVKNGKVILENEYDTALLELVEQ encoded by the coding sequence ATGCGAAATCTACTTATCGCCATGTCGATACTGTCATTTCTATTTGGTTGCAAACAAAAAACCGAGCAGCAAAAGACACCTCAGGAAAAAAAGCTTCCCGAGATCTCTGAAACCAAACAACAAACGCCTTTTGTCTGGGAAGGTGCCAATATCTACTTTCTTTTGACCGATAGGTTCAACAACGGCAATCCTGATAACGACCTCAATTTCAGTCGTACCGACAGTACCGGAGTCTTACGCGGCTTCATGGGTGGCGATATTGCCGGCATCACCCAAAAGATTGAGGAAGGTTATTTTACAGATCTGGGCATCAACGCCATATGGTTTACCCCAGTGGTAGAGCAAATTCACGGTTCTACCAATGAGGGCACGGGAAGTACCTACGGGTACCATGGATACTGGACAAAGGATTGGACAGCCCTTGACCCCAATTTCGGAACCAAAAAAGATTTGGAAAAACTGGTTAAAACGGCCCACGCCAAAGGCATACGTATTTTGCTCGATGTGGTTTTGAACCATACCGGCCCCGTGACCGAGAAAGACCCCGTTTGGCCCGACAGCTGGGTGCGTACCGATCCCACCTGTACATTCGATAGCTACGAGAACACCACTGCCTGCACACTGGTAGATAACCTGCCCGATATTTTGACCGAGTCAGATGAACCGGTGACCCTGCCCGATGCTCTGCTGGCAAAATGGAAAGAAGAAGGTCGCTTGAGCCAAGAACTCGACGAACTGCAACTGTTCTTTGAGCGCACAGGCTACCCCCGTGCCCCTAGGTTTTACATTATAAAATGGCTTACCGACTACATCCACGAATTTGGGGTGGATGGCTTTCGTGTAGATACCGTAAAACACGTCAACGAAAATGCATGGGCCGAACTTAAGAAGGAAGCAGACCATGCCTTTCAACTGTGGAAACAGAAACATCCTGATGAAGTCTTGGACGACAATGAATTTTACATGGTCGGCGAGGTGTACAATTACGGTATTTCTTCAGGAAGGTTGTTCGATTTTGGTGACAAAAAGGTCGATTATTTCGATCATGGTTTCAAAAGCCTTATCAATTTCGAGCTGAAGTACGATGCGCAAAATTCGTACGAGAAAACCTTCAAGAAGTACAACACCCTTCTGCATGGCAAACTAAAAGGAAAGAGCGTACTCAACTACCTGACCTCACATGACGACGGCAATCCGTTCGACAAAGAGCGCACAAAACCCTACAAGACAGCAAACGTTTTATTGCTCACCCCCGGTGCTTCTCAGGTATATTATGGTGATGAAACATCACGACCTTTGGTAATTGAGGGCACACAAGGTGATGCCACCCTTCGCTCGTTTATGAACTGGGAAGACCTCGACACCGTTCCCCAGATAAAAGAGATACACCGGCACTGGCAAAAATTGGGGCAATTCAGAAGAGACCACCCCGCAGTGGGTGCGGGCAAGCACAAGCGATTGGCCTCAAAACCCTATGTGTTCGCACGAACGTATATGAGTGGCGACTTCAAGGATAAGATCGTCATCGGGCTTGATCTTCCCAAAGGCAAAAAATCATTATGGGTCAAAGGGTTCTTTGGGGATGGAACAAGGCTCCGCGACACCTATTCAGACACAGAAGTCGTCGTAAAAAATGGGAAGGTCATCCTAGAAAACGAATATGATACCGCTCTTTTGGAGTTGGTGGAACAATAA
- a CDS encoding DUF4252 domain-containing protein — protein MKTIIKPLILAVAVVLASCSSQQSLQEYYVDNKENPNFISLDIPASILKMDEVELTEVQREAVESLKKFNLLAFKKTADNTAAYKVEKAKVKEILKDDEFVELMKINSEYGKGVIKYLGDEDAIDEVIIYGDSEDKGFALIRVLGDDMNPAHIVQLMQAIQKSEYKGEGLGDIGKFLKG, from the coding sequence ATGAAAACTATAATTAAACCATTGATATTGGCTGTCGCTGTTGTTTTGGCCTCCTGTTCTTCACAGCAGAGTTTGCAAGAATACTATGTCGATAACAAAGAGAACCCGAATTTTATTTCGTTGGACATTCCTGCGAGTATCTTGAAGATGGACGAGGTTGAACTGACCGAAGTGCAGCGTGAAGCCGTGGAGTCCCTTAAAAAATTCAACCTATTGGCCTTTAAGAAGACGGCAGATAACACCGCAGCGTACAAAGTTGAAAAAGCCAAGGTAAAAGAAATCCTGAAAGACGATGAGTTTGTTGAATTGATGAAGATCAATTCTGAATACGGAAAGGGTGTCATCAAGTATCTGGGCGATGAGGATGCCATTGATGAGGTCATTATCTATGGCGATAGCGAAGACAAGGGCTTTGCCCTTATCAGGGTGTTGGGCGATGATATGAACCCCGCCCATATCGTGCAACTGATGCAGGCCATCCAAAAGTCTGAATACAAGGGAGAAGGGCTTGGTGATATTGGAAAATTCTTAAAAGGATAG
- a CDS encoding DUF4252 domain-containing protein produces the protein MKKYMLILLVGLLPVTGISQSLFDKYEELDEVTSVIVNQSMFNLLAKIDVETDDPEAQEFMDIAKSIKSLKVFTTDDKSIGEDMKSSVDKYLKSARLTELMRVKDKDANVKFYIKEGKDSDHVSELLMLVTGMKNVEANGKKYETVLLSLTGDIDLNKINSLTKKMNLPEELNKAGKKGE, from the coding sequence ATGAAAAAGTATATGTTGATTCTTTTAGTGGGCCTGTTGCCCGTAACAGGTATTTCACAGTCACTTTTTGATAAATATGAAGAGTTGGATGAGGTGACCTCGGTCATTGTCAACCAAAGCATGTTCAACCTGTTGGCCAAGATAGATGTCGAGACCGACGATCCCGAGGCCCAAGAGTTTATGGACATCGCCAAGAGTATCAAAAGCCTAAAGGTCTTTACCACCGATGATAAATCAATCGGGGAAGACATGAAATCGTCAGTGGATAAATATCTGAAGTCAGCCCGCTTGACCGAGTTGATGCGGGTCAAGGATAAAGATGCCAACGTGAAGTTCTACATCAAAGAGGGCAAAGATAGCGACCATGTCAGCGAGCTATTGATGTTGGTGACAGGAATGAAGAACGTAGAGGCGAATGGCAAAAAGTACGAAACGGTACTACTTTCGCTTACCGGTGATATTGACCTGAACAAGATCAATTCGCTGACCAAAAAGATGAACTTGCCAGAAGAGCTGAACAAGGCTGGCAAGAAGGGTGAATAA
- a CDS encoding TrmH family RNA methyltransferase, with product MFDHDLLKYLEGFVSAQRRQRFEEVLQHRTKFLTVAIEDVYQLHNTSAVLRSCDAFGVQTLHVVEDRFGQRLDKNIAVGAEQWVDVSRYPSSAECMARLRNEGYQIVATTPHTDSCLLEDFSLDKKTALFFGTEKEGLSETVIEQADAHLKIPMVGFSESLNISVSAAIVLQELTHRLRKSDLRWQLTADEILQKRLDWTKKSIKNVEKIIERFAPGPK from the coding sequence ATGTTTGATCATGATTTGCTCAAGTATTTAGAAGGATTTGTCTCCGCACAACGCCGACAACGTTTTGAGGAAGTGCTACAGCACAGAACGAAGTTTCTGACCGTGGCCATTGAAGATGTGTACCAACTGCACAATACCAGTGCGGTGCTCCGTAGCTGTGATGCCTTTGGGGTACAGACCCTTCATGTGGTGGAAGACCGTTTTGGCCAGCGATTGGACAAGAACATTGCCGTGGGCGCCGAGCAATGGGTCGATGTCAGTAGATACCCTTCGAGTGCCGAATGCATGGCCCGGTTGCGCAATGAGGGCTACCAGATCGTTGCCACTACACCACATACAGATTCTTGTCTCTTGGAAGATTTTTCGTTGGATAAAAAGACCGCCCTTTTTTTTGGAACTGAAAAGGAAGGGCTCAGCGAAACGGTCATAGAACAGGCAGATGCCCATTTAAAGATTCCAATGGTGGGGTTTTCTGAAAGCCTGAACATCTCTGTGTCAGCGGCCATTGTACTGCAAGAACTCACCCATAGACTCAGAAAGAGCGACCTACGATGGCAACTGACAGCAGATGAGATATTGCAGAAACGGTTGGATTGGACAAAAAAGTCGATCAAGAACGTTGAGAAGATCATCGAAAGGTTTGCGCCCGGCCCTAAATAG